A single region of the Ptychodera flava strain L36383 chromosome 9, AS_Pfla_20210202, whole genome shotgun sequence genome encodes:
- the LOC139141109 gene encoding centriolar satellite-associated tubulin polyglutamylase complex regulator 1-like isoform X2 translates to MSTDRFSLSADEYLAKHHVLTYLEDAIGQLLEHKEDNPKVNPAKFFNDYFTSIYHGNHTLFREYAFIKSTPHNRASFIRVFWKCYRHIGKNGDLLNVKEYHSLLCLLCPNFPFDLIQKTARIILMDDAMDCLMSFSDFLYAFQLQLYYEEFLEDCNKLYEKLTQAPRSPRETVVVPSSSTSPRQQKKQQPLPPPVDPIPPPEGIDSQQFLEALTQLSDVTKNSHPKLSCLREILQNTNRVSFYGFLMALAKNDSVNSGIGVLPAKASIMDDTEQDHAP, encoded by the exons ATGTCTACAGATAGGTTCTCACTCTCCGCCGATGAGTATCTAG CAAAGCATCATGTGCTGACATACCTGGAAGATGCTATAGGTCAGCTGTTGGAACACAAAGAGGACAATCCCAAAGTCAATCCAGCAAAGTTTTTCAATGATTA CTTCACCAGCATTTACCATGGCAACCACACTTTGTTCAGGGAGTATGCCTTTATAAAGAGTACACCACACAACAGAGCATCTTTCATCCGAGTCTTCTGGAAATGTTACAGGCATATTGGCAAGAACGGAG ACTTGTTGAATGTAAAAGAATACCACTCTCTGCTGTGCCTGCTGTGTCCTAATTTTCCGTTTGATCTGATTCAGAAGACGGCACGGATTATCCTGATGGATGATGCAATGGATTGTCTCATGTCGTTTTCTGACTTCCTCTATGCATTCCAGTTACAGCTTTACTATGAAG AATTTCTTGAAGACTGTAACAAACTCTATGAGAAGCTCACACAAGCACCAAGAAGTCCAAGAGAGACAGTCGTGGTCCCAAGCAGCAGCACATCACCACGGCAACAGAAGAAACAGCAACCTCTCCCACCCCCTGTAGACCCCATACCACCCCCAGAGGGCATTGACTCACAACAGTTTCTGGAAGCTTTGACACAACTCAGTGATGTTACAAAGAATAG TCATCCAAAACTGAGCTGTCTGAGAGAAATTCTACAGAACACAAATAGAgtgtcattttatggattcctTATGGCCCTAGCAAAGAATGATAGTGTCAATTCCGGCATTGGTGTTCTTCCAGCCAAAGCATCCATCATGGATGACACAGAACAAGATCATGCTCC GTAA
- the LOC139141109 gene encoding centriolar satellite-associated tubulin polyglutamylase complex regulator 1-like isoform X1, which translates to MSTDRFSLSADEYLAKHHVLTYLEDAIGQLLEHKEDNPKVNPAKFFNDYFTSIYHGNHTLFREYAFIKSTPHNRASFIRVFWKCYRHIGKNGDLLNVKEYHSLLCLLCPNFPFDLIQKTARIILMDDAMDCLMSFSDFLYAFQLQLYYEEFLEDCNKLYEKLTQAPRSPRETVVVPSSSTSPRQQKKQQPLPPPVDPIPPPEGIDSQQFLEALTQLSDVTKNSHPKLSCLREILQNTNRVSFYGFLMALAKNDSVNSGIGVLPAKASIMDDTEQDHAPMPTPRSKSAKPILEGRSTRSNMR; encoded by the exons ATGTCTACAGATAGGTTCTCACTCTCCGCCGATGAGTATCTAG CAAAGCATCATGTGCTGACATACCTGGAAGATGCTATAGGTCAGCTGTTGGAACACAAAGAGGACAATCCCAAAGTCAATCCAGCAAAGTTTTTCAATGATTA CTTCACCAGCATTTACCATGGCAACCACACTTTGTTCAGGGAGTATGCCTTTATAAAGAGTACACCACACAACAGAGCATCTTTCATCCGAGTCTTCTGGAAATGTTACAGGCATATTGGCAAGAACGGAG ACTTGTTGAATGTAAAAGAATACCACTCTCTGCTGTGCCTGCTGTGTCCTAATTTTCCGTTTGATCTGATTCAGAAGACGGCACGGATTATCCTGATGGATGATGCAATGGATTGTCTCATGTCGTTTTCTGACTTCCTCTATGCATTCCAGTTACAGCTTTACTATGAAG AATTTCTTGAAGACTGTAACAAACTCTATGAGAAGCTCACACAAGCACCAAGAAGTCCAAGAGAGACAGTCGTGGTCCCAAGCAGCAGCACATCACCACGGCAACAGAAGAAACAGCAACCTCTCCCACCCCCTGTAGACCCCATACCACCCCCAGAGGGCATTGACTCACAACAGTTTCTGGAAGCTTTGACACAACTCAGTGATGTTACAAAGAATAG TCATCCAAAACTGAGCTGTCTGAGAGAAATTCTACAGAACACAAATAGAgtgtcattttatggattcctTATGGCCCTAGCAAAGAATGATAGTGTCAATTCCGGCATTGGTGTTCTTCCAGCCAAAGCATCCATCATGGATGACACAGAACAAGATCATGCTCC AATGCCAACACCCAGATCTAAAAGTGCTAAACCAATCCTTGAAGGAAGATCCACCAGAAGTAACATGCGATGA